In Citrus sinensis cultivar Valencia sweet orange chromosome 4, DVS_A1.0, whole genome shotgun sequence, one DNA window encodes the following:
- the LOC102618722 gene encoding uncharacterized protein LOC102618722 isoform X1 produces MYRPVATATPRGGLPSDSGDSVVTLDQVPRWSDAEHRLSLDYESEDPSFSNSYFADPLASSSGAESSGNGMVSRFPVDHEINSKIYLWRGNPWNLEVDTVVNSTNENLDEAHSSPGLHAAAGPGLAEECATLGGCRTGMAKVTNAYDLPARRVIHTVGPKYAVKYHTAAENALSHCYRSCLELLIENGLKSIAMGCIYTEAKNYPREPAAHVAIRTVRRFLEKQKDKISAVVFCTTTASDTEIYKRLLPLYFPRDKHEEEVAISKLPADVGDENGETIIDERKIRIKPLPKKNIPKPPKAPVEPPVSDVGLIRRNSSYLDSYLDPAFMSLIKDPDQRRKEQWEKTAQAQSGWNCAKMLGFGDLGGPPLSAAEEYSLHSRYLAKANSLNLSEIAEMKIVYRGGVDSEGRPVMVVVGAHFLLRCLDLERFVLYVVKEFEPLIQKPYSIVYFHSAASLQLQPDLGWMRRLQQVLGRKHQRNLHAIYVLHPTFHLKATIFTLQLLVDNVVWKKVVYVDRLLQLFRYVPREQLTIPDFVFQHDLEVNGGKGLIVDPRTKYVYQRP; encoded by the exons ATGTACCGGCCTGTGGCTACAGCCACGCCGCGGGGAGGATTACCAAGTGATAGTGGGGATTCTGTGGTGACTTTAGATCAAGTTCCACGGTGGAGTGATGCAGAGCATAGGCTGTCGTTGGATTATGAGAGTGAAGATCCTTCATTCTCTAATTCTTATTTTGCTGATCCCTTAGCCTCTTCTTCTGGGGCAGAAAGTAGTGGCAATGGGATGGTTTCGAGGTTTCCGGTGGATCATGAGATTAATTCGAAGATATACTTGTGGAGAGGAAACCCCTGGAATCTGGAAGTTGATACTGTTGTGAATTCTACAAACGAG AACTTGGATGAAGCACACAGCAGCCCTGGTTTGCATGCTGCAGCTGGGCCTGGTCTTGCTGAAGAATGTGCAACATTG GGTGGATGCCGAACGGGGATGGCAAAAGTTACTAATGCGTATGATCTTCCTGCCAG gAGGGTTATCCATACTGTTGGCCCCAAGTATGCTGTAAAATATCATACTGCTGCAGAGAATGCTCTTAGTCACTGCTACCGGTCTTGCCTTGAACTTCTTATTGAAAATGGGCTTAAGAG CATTGCTATGGGCTGTATATACACAGAGGCTAAAAACTATCCACGTGAACCGGCTGCGCATGTGGCAATTA GGACTGTACGACGGTTTCTCGAGAAGCAGAAAGATAAAATCAGTGCTGTTGTTTTCTGCACAACCACAGCATCAGATACAGAGATATATAAAAG ATTGCTTCCACTTTACTTTCCTCGAGATAAACATGAGGAGGAGGTGGCCATTTCGAAGCTTCCCGCTGATGTTGGGGATGAAAATGGTGAGACAATTATAGATGAACGTAAGATCAGAATAAAGCCATTGCCCAAAAAGAATATTCCAAAGCCTCCCAAAGCTCCAGTTGAACCTCCTGTTAGTGATGTTGGCTTGATACGAAG GAACTCGTCATACTTGGATTCATATTTGGATCCTGCCTTTATGTCCCTAATTAAAGATCCAGATCAAAGACGCAAGGAGCAATGGGAAAAAACTGCTCAAGCTCAAAGTGGTTGGAATTGTGCTAAAATGCTTGGGTTTGGTGACCTAGGTGGACCTCCACTGTCAGCTGCTGAAGAATACTCGCTACACTCTAGATACCTCGCCAAAGCAAATTCTCTTAATCTTTCTGAAATTGCAGAGATGAAAATTGT TTACCGTGGTGGAGTCGACAGTGAGGGACGTCCTGTAATGGTGGTTGTGGGAGCGCACTTTTTGCTACGATGTCTTGATCTTGAGCGTTTTGTGCTCTATGTGGTGAAG GAATTTGAGCCCTTGATTCAGAAGCCTTATTCTATTGTGTATTTTCACTCTGCAGCTTCTCTGCAGCT GCAACCGGACTTGGGATGGATGAGAAGATTACAACAAGTACTTGGTCGGAAACACCAACGCAACCTCCAT GCAATATATGTTCTTCACCCTACTTTTCACTTGAAGGCTACCATTTTTACACTGCAATTGTTGGTGGACAATGTG GTCTGGAAGAAAGTGGTATATGTTGATCGGCTTCTGCAACTCTTCCGATATGTTCCTCGTGAGCAGTTGACCATTCCTGACTTTGTCTTTCA GCATGATTTGGAAGTGAATGGGGGAAAGGGTCTTATTGTGGACCCTAGAACAAAATATGTATATCAACGACCGTAA
- the LOC102618722 gene encoding uncharacterized protein LOC102618722 isoform X2 has product MYRPVATATPRGGLPSDSGDSVVTLDQVPRWSDAEHRLSLDYESEDPSFSNSYFADPLASSSGAESSGNGMVSRFPVDHEINSKIYLWRGNPWNLEVDTVVNSTNENLDEAHSSPGLHAAAGPGLAEECATLGGCRTGMAKVTNAYDLPARRVIHTVGPKYAVKYHTAAENALSHCYRSCLELLIENGLKSIAMGCIYTEAKNYPREPAAHVAIRTVRRFLEKQKDKISAVVFCTTTASDTEIYKRLLPLYFPRDKHEEEVAISKLPADVGDENGETIIDERKIRIKPLPKKNIPKPPKAPVEPPVSDVGLIRRNSSYLDSYLDPAFMSLIKDPDQRRKEQWEKTAQAQSGWNCAKMLGFGDLGGPPLSAAEEYSLHSRYLAKANSLNLSEIAEMKIVYRGGVDSEGRPVMVVVGAHFLLRCLDLERFVLYVVKEFEPLIQKPYSIVYFHSAASLQLQPDLGWMRRLQQVLGRKHQRNLHAIYVLHPTFHLKATIFTLQLLVDNVVWKKVVYVDRLLQLFRYVPREQLTIPDFVFQIAIMRLMQA; this is encoded by the exons ATGTACCGGCCTGTGGCTACAGCCACGCCGCGGGGAGGATTACCAAGTGATAGTGGGGATTCTGTGGTGACTTTAGATCAAGTTCCACGGTGGAGTGATGCAGAGCATAGGCTGTCGTTGGATTATGAGAGTGAAGATCCTTCATTCTCTAATTCTTATTTTGCTGATCCCTTAGCCTCTTCTTCTGGGGCAGAAAGTAGTGGCAATGGGATGGTTTCGAGGTTTCCGGTGGATCATGAGATTAATTCGAAGATATACTTGTGGAGAGGAAACCCCTGGAATCTGGAAGTTGATACTGTTGTGAATTCTACAAACGAG AACTTGGATGAAGCACACAGCAGCCCTGGTTTGCATGCTGCAGCTGGGCCTGGTCTTGCTGAAGAATGTGCAACATTG GGTGGATGCCGAACGGGGATGGCAAAAGTTACTAATGCGTATGATCTTCCTGCCAG gAGGGTTATCCATACTGTTGGCCCCAAGTATGCTGTAAAATATCATACTGCTGCAGAGAATGCTCTTAGTCACTGCTACCGGTCTTGCCTTGAACTTCTTATTGAAAATGGGCTTAAGAG CATTGCTATGGGCTGTATATACACAGAGGCTAAAAACTATCCACGTGAACCGGCTGCGCATGTGGCAATTA GGACTGTACGACGGTTTCTCGAGAAGCAGAAAGATAAAATCAGTGCTGTTGTTTTCTGCACAACCACAGCATCAGATACAGAGATATATAAAAG ATTGCTTCCACTTTACTTTCCTCGAGATAAACATGAGGAGGAGGTGGCCATTTCGAAGCTTCCCGCTGATGTTGGGGATGAAAATGGTGAGACAATTATAGATGAACGTAAGATCAGAATAAAGCCATTGCCCAAAAAGAATATTCCAAAGCCTCCCAAAGCTCCAGTTGAACCTCCTGTTAGTGATGTTGGCTTGATACGAAG GAACTCGTCATACTTGGATTCATATTTGGATCCTGCCTTTATGTCCCTAATTAAAGATCCAGATCAAAGACGCAAGGAGCAATGGGAAAAAACTGCTCAAGCTCAAAGTGGTTGGAATTGTGCTAAAATGCTTGGGTTTGGTGACCTAGGTGGACCTCCACTGTCAGCTGCTGAAGAATACTCGCTACACTCTAGATACCTCGCCAAAGCAAATTCTCTTAATCTTTCTGAAATTGCAGAGATGAAAATTGT TTACCGTGGTGGAGTCGACAGTGAGGGACGTCCTGTAATGGTGGTTGTGGGAGCGCACTTTTTGCTACGATGTCTTGATCTTGAGCGTTTTGTGCTCTATGTGGTGAAG GAATTTGAGCCCTTGATTCAGAAGCCTTATTCTATTGTGTATTTTCACTCTGCAGCTTCTCTGCAGCT GCAACCGGACTTGGGATGGATGAGAAGATTACAACAAGTACTTGGTCGGAAACACCAACGCAACCTCCAT GCAATATATGTTCTTCACCCTACTTTTCACTTGAAGGCTACCATTTTTACACTGCAATTGTTGGTGGACAATGTG GTCTGGAAGAAAGTGGTATATGTTGATCGGCTTCTGCAACTCTTCCGATATGTTCCTCGTGAGCAGTTGACCATTCCTGACTTTGTCTTTCA AATTGCTATAATGCGTTTGATGCAGGCATGA
- the LOC102618441 gene encoding uncharacterized protein LOC102618441 encodes MVSSSFSPLLSANFTVCGNPNNLHAIIPSGCNKKHTHFSESSLSSSSSLSFQRVIHKAVVPLAASATVLLSPVPAKAGFLSGFSGIESVPGPELPQIEFLNRFNEENQKKYAEFDARFKESPLLKKLLEKSKENKDRNRQEIENKYCLRGAEWGVGDCSAEGMSPEERENFISMLKQKAGVNE; translated from the exons ATGGTTTCCTCCTCATTTTCGCCTCTCTTGTCCGCCAATTTCACTGTTTGTGGAAACCCAAACAACCTCCACGCGATAATACCATCTGGGTGTaataaaaaacacacacatttttctgaatcttctctgtcttcttcatcttctttatcttttcagcGTGTCATTCACAAAGCTGTTGTTCCTTTGGCTGCCTCAGCTACCGTTCTTCTCTCTCCAGTCCCAg CTAAAGCGGGTTTTTTATCTGGATTCTCCGGAATTGAATCAGTACCCGGTCCTGAGTTGCCTCAGATCGAATTTCTTAATCGATTCAATG AAGAAAACCAGAAGAAGTACGCCGAATTTGATGCAAGATTTAAAGAATCTCCCTTACTAAAGAAGCTTCTAGAGAAATCCAAGGAGAACAAAGATAG GAACCGGCAAGAAATTGAGAACAAATACTGCTTGCGTGGGGCAGAGTGGGGAGTAGGAGACTGTTCTGCAGAGGGAATGTCACCGGAGGAGAGGGAGAACTTCATTTCAATGCTGAAGCAAAAGGCTGGAGTAAATGAATGA
- the LOC102618156 gene encoding UDP-glycosyltransferase 708A6-like — protein sequence MSDSGGFDSHPHVALIPSAGMGHLTPFLRLAASLVQHHCRVTLITTYPTVSLAETQHVSHFLSAYPQVTEKRFHLLPFDPNSANATDPFLLRWEAIRRSAHLLAPLLSPPLSALITDVTLISAVLPVTINLHLPNYVLFTASAKMFSLTASFPAIVASKSTSSGSVEFDDDFIEIPGLPPIPLSSVPPAVMDSKSLFATSFLENGNSFVKSNGVLINSFDALEADTLVALNGRRVVAGLPPVYAVGPLLPCEFEKRDDPSTSLILKWLDDQPEGSVVYVSFGSRLALSMEQTKELGDGLLSSGCRFLWVVKGKIVDKEDEESLKNVLGHELTEKIKDQGLVVKNWVDQDKVLSHRAVGGFVSHGGWNSLVEAARHGVPLLVWPHFGDQKINAEAVERAGLGMWVRSWGWGTELRAKGDEIGLKIKDLMANDFLREQAKRIEEEARKAIGVGGSSERTFKELIDKWKCNNNTH from the coding sequence ATGTCAGATTCCGGCGGCTTTGATTCCCATCCTCATGTAGCTCTCATCCCAAGTGCTGGCATGGGCCATCTAACGCCCTTTCTTCGACTTGCTGCATCGCTTGTTCAGCATCACTGTCGCGTCACCTTAATAACCACTTACCCCACTGTCTCACTTGCTGAGACTCAACATGTTTCTCACTTTCTATCGGCTTATCCTCAGGTCACCGAAAAGCGGTTTCATCTCCTCCCTTTTGATCCCAATTCAGCCAACGCTACTGACCCTTTCTTGCTCCGGTGGGAAGCCATTCGCCGCTCAGCTCACCTTCTTGCTCCTCTGCTTTCTCCCCCGCTCTCTGCTCTCATCACAGATGTGACTCTGATCTCCGCCGTTCTTCCTGTTACCATAAATTTACATCTCCCAAACTACGTCCTTTTCACAGCATCTGCCAAGATGTTTTCTCTTACCGCGTCTTTTCCTGCCATTGTTGCATCCAAATCAACCAGCTCTGGTTCtgttgaatttgatgatgattttattgaaattcCAGGCCTTCCTCCAATACCCTTATCATCAGTCCCTCCGGCGGTTATGGATTCTAAGAGTCTATTTGCAACTTCATTCCTTGAAAATGGTAATAGTTTCGTAAAATCGAATGGTGTGTTGATCAACAGCTTTGATGCATTAGAAGCAGACACTCTGGTTGCACTTAATGGAAGAAGAGTTGTTGCTGGACTTCCCCCGGTGTACGCCGTTGGACCTCTTTTGCCTTGTGAGTTTGAAAAAAGAGACGACCCTAGTACATCTCTGATTCTGAAGTGGCTCGATGATCAACCAGAAGGGTCGGTAGTGTATGTCAGTTTTGGCAGTCGATTGGCCTTGTCAATGGAGCAAACGAAGGAGCTGGGAGATGGGTTACTAAGCAGTGGCTGCAGATTTTTGTGGGTGGTGAAAGGTAAGATCGTTGACAAGGAAGATGAGGAAAGCTTAAAAAATGTGCTTGGTCATGAACTCACGGAGAAGATCAAAGATCAGGGGTTGGTGGTAAAGAATTGGGTGGATCAAGATAAGGTACTGAGTCACAGGGCTGTCGGTGGATTCGTTTCTCATGGCGGTTGGAACTCACTGGTTGAGGCTGCACGGCACGGGGTGCCTCTGTTAGTTTGGCCGCATTTTGGGGATCAGAAGATCAATGCAGAGGCAGTGGAGAGAGCTGGGTTGGGGATGTGGGTCAGGAGCTGGGGTTGGGGTACAGAGCTGAGGGCGAAAGGAGATGAAATtggtttgaaaattaaagatttgatGGCAAACGACTTTCTGAGAGAGCAAGCTAAACGTATTGAAGAAGAGGCAAGGAAAGCCATTGGAGTTGGTGGAAGCTCCGAGAGAACATTCAAGGAGCTCATTGACAAGTGGAAGTGCAACAACAACACccattaa